A single Acetomicrobium thermoterrenum DSM 13490 DNA region contains:
- a CDS encoding tripartite tricarboxylate transporter TctB family protein, translating to MKSDVIVGIAGLALGISYFVQSLALPKAFIGNPWAPIYFPISLGILMILCSAILLYTGIRKKRREEKILTSVPWFYVLGTMAIGFIYAFIFNKIGFIPSTIFFIGALLIIINGKKGLITNIIITIGLTLGIWYCFEKILYISLP from the coding sequence ATGAAGTCTGACGTAATTGTTGGAATTGCAGGACTAGCCTTGGGCATTTCCTATTTTGTTCAAAGCTTGGCTCTTCCCAAGGCTTTTATAGGAAATCCTTGGGCTCCAATATATTTCCCGATATCTTTGGGAATTTTGATGATTTTATGCAGTGCAATTCTTCTATATACAGGTATTAGGAAAAAAAGACGAGAAGAAAAAATATTAACTTCAGTTCCATGGTTTTATGTTTTAGGAACTATGGCTATAGGGTTTATTTATGCTTTTATATTCAACAAGATAGGCTTCATTCCCTCTACTATTTTCTTTATAGGAGCATTATTAATTATCATTAATGGAAAAAAGGGTTTAATAACAAATATTATAATTACAATTGGTTTAACTTTAGGAATATGGTATTGTTTCGAGAAAATACTATATATATCGTTGCCGTGA
- a CDS encoding Bug family tripartite tricarboxylate transporter substrate binding protein, with translation MKVRGGLIAGFLVLLFLFGGMAVAQDNYPSKPFEFIAPAGPGGGWDTTIRMVARVLQEEGLVSVPMPVVNKPGGGGGVALAYLQQRKSDPHTVAVYSPPLLLINLTGQTKLSYKNTAPIARLISDYGAFAVPKNSKYNSISEVMEALKKDPKSVKIGGLSSPGSMDHVQFLIAAKAAGISNLADIPYIAFQEGQHLAALLGGHIDLLSTGLAETQGPMMSGDIKVLAVTRPEPYKDGPFANVPTLRQSGIDAEFINWRGLFGPPDMPEYAVKYLEDKLSQMEKTQLWDEICRTNGWDKSFLPSDQFRMFLDHTNEQYKEVLQAIGFYKGE, from the coding sequence ATGAAGGTAAGAGGTGGTCTAATAGCGGGTTTTTTGGTTTTGCTTTTTCTGTTTGGAGGTATGGCTGTAGCTCAGGATAATTATCCTTCCAAGCCTTTTGAGTTCATCGCACCGGCAGGTCCTGGTGGAGGTTGGGACACGACAATAAGGATGGTGGCAAGGGTGTTGCAAGAAGAAGGGCTTGTATCTGTCCCCATGCCCGTGGTTAATAAGCCAGGCGGAGGCGGAGGGGTAGCCCTCGCATATTTGCAACAACGCAAAAGTGACCCGCATACAGTAGCAGTATATTCTCCGCCGCTGTTGTTAATTAATCTGACAGGGCAAACAAAACTTTCATATAAAAATACTGCCCCAATTGCGAGGCTAATAAGTGACTATGGTGCTTTTGCCGTTCCGAAAAATTCCAAATACAATTCGATATCGGAGGTAATGGAAGCCTTAAAAAAAGATCCGAAGAGCGTTAAAATTGGAGGTCTATCTTCTCCTGGATCTATGGATCATGTGCAGTTTCTTATAGCTGCCAAAGCTGCAGGTATAAGCAATTTGGCGGATATCCCGTACATTGCTTTTCAAGAGGGGCAACATTTAGCGGCGTTGCTTGGGGGTCATATTGATTTACTAAGTACCGGGTTGGCAGAAACTCAAGGTCCTATGATGTCAGGAGATATTAAAGTCCTTGCCGTAACAAGACCTGAACCTTATAAAGATGGGCCCTTTGCCAATGTGCCCACCTTACGTCAGTCCGGAATAGATGCAGAGTTTATCAACTGGCGTGGTTTGTTTGGCCCTCCCGATATGCCGGAATATGCCGTTAAGTACCTTGAGGATAAGCTGTCTCAAATGGAGAAAACACAGTTGTGGGACGAAATATGTAGAACAAATGGATGGGATAAGAGCTTTTTGCCCTCCGATCAATTTAGGATGTTCCTTGATCATACAAACGAGCAGTACAAGGAAGTATTGCAAGCGATAGGATTTTACAAAGGGGAATAA
- a CDS encoding DUF4387 domain-containing protein, which translates to MDKKMVKLKDIAKVIRSKNAGPFELTFDVIFKTKEDYEKVKSCGAINRELVAKLYGIEPEKILNFVFFDAANAFKFTIPRMRPQGSVGEIDMHGAQQYVPLFDIEIPL; encoded by the coding sequence ATGGATAAAAAAATGGTAAAACTAAAGGATATAGCGAAAGTTATAAGAAGCAAAAATGCTGGCCCTTTTGAGCTTACCTTTGATGTCATATTTAAAACCAAGGAAGACTACGAAAAGGTAAAATCCTGCGGCGCAATAAATCGTGAGTTGGTTGCAAAGCTATATGGAATAGAGCCGGAAAAAATATTGAATTTTGTTTTTTTCGATGCTGCAAACGCATTCAAATTTACGATACCACGCATGCGTCCGCAAGGATCTGTCGGCGAGATTGATATGCATGGTGCGCAACAATATGTACCCTTATTTGATATAGAAATACCCTTATAA
- a CDS encoding acyclic terpene utilization AtuA family protein, with the protein MKELRILTPNGMLGYGFPIKWFKRALSMDPHVIAVDSGSTDSGPHKLAMGVMTCSKEAYTKDISLLLEAIAEKKIPLLISSAGGAGTNAQVDTFINIIKKISREKGYHFKIATIYSEIDKSIIKEKLKKGQIAPCGPVEHLSEKEVDLATTIVAQMGVEPIVKVLKENDIDIVIAGRSYDPVTIAALPIKEGFDPGLAWHMGKIMECGALCAEPAGKVMFGTIRDDHFILEPGSLDERCTTWSVAAHTLYEKSHPYLLPGPGGILDLSNTSFEQIDDRRVKISGSKFNPSDKYTVKLEGAKKVGFRSIFIAGARDPIFIDHIDDVLARVTEDVKDYFKDIPEDQYQMIYHVYGKNGVMAELEPIKNFMPLELCIILEVAASTQELATAICSRARTELLHCPYEGRIGTAGNIALPFTPLEIPLGEVCAFNVYHLMEIDDPVNLFPVNIMEV; encoded by the coding sequence GTGAAAGAGCTTCGCATTCTTACGCCAAACGGAATGTTGGGTTATGGTTTTCCAATTAAGTGGTTCAAACGAGCATTATCAATGGACCCTCACGTAATAGCTGTCGATTCTGGTTCTACTGATAGTGGTCCACATAAACTGGCTATGGGTGTTATGACATGTTCCAAAGAGGCTTACACGAAAGATATATCGTTATTACTAGAAGCTATCGCAGAGAAAAAGATCCCCCTATTAATTAGTTCTGCAGGTGGGGCTGGGACCAACGCTCAAGTCGACACTTTTATAAATATTATAAAAAAAATATCTAGAGAGAAGGGATATCATTTTAAGATTGCAACAATATATAGCGAGATTGATAAGTCCATAATTAAAGAAAAGTTGAAAAAAGGGCAGATAGCACCCTGTGGACCTGTCGAACATCTATCTGAAAAAGAAGTGGATTTAGCCACTACCATAGTTGCTCAAATGGGCGTCGAGCCAATTGTTAAGGTCTTAAAAGAGAATGATATAGATATTGTAATAGCCGGAAGGTCTTATGATCCTGTTACCATAGCGGCGCTACCAATAAAGGAGGGTTTTGATCCAGGACTTGCCTGGCATATGGGTAAGATAATGGAGTGCGGGGCTCTCTGTGCAGAACCCGCAGGAAAAGTGATGTTCGGTACCATAAGGGATGATCACTTTATTCTTGAGCCTGGAAGCCTCGATGAACGTTGTACCACATGGTCGGTAGCAGCGCATACATTATACGAAAAATCTCACCCTTACTTATTACCTGGTCCTGGTGGTATCTTGGATTTATCTAATACCAGTTTTGAACAAATTGATGACAGAAGGGTTAAAATTTCTGGCAGTAAATTCAATCCTTCGGATAAGTACACTGTAAAACTTGAAGGAGCAAAGAAGGTAGGGTTCCGCTCTATATTTATAGCAGGTGCAAGAGACCCTATTTTTATAGATCATATCGATGATGTGTTGGCTCGAGTGACGGAGGATGTTAAGGATTACTTCAAAGATATACCCGAGGATCAATATCAAATGATATACCATGTATATGGCAAAAATGGGGTTATGGCAGAACTTGAACCTATTAAAAATTTTATGCCCCTCGAATTGTGCATAATTCTTGAGGTTGCAGCATCAACGCAAGAGCTAGCAACTGCGATTTGCTCACGTGCTCGGACGGAACTTTTGCATTGTCCTTATGAAGGACGCATAGGTACGGCGGGTAACATAGCACTTCCATTCACGCCTCTTGAGATTCCCTTAGGAGAAGTGTGTGCATTTAACGTTTATCATCTTATGGAGATTGATGATCCTGTAAATCTTTTCCCTGTTAATATAATGGAGGTGTAG
- a CDS encoding GntR family transcriptional regulator — translation MSEQKLIEPIPYDDFRPARDLVLERLREAILNRTLVSGDRIVESDLAQMLNVSRTPVREALRVLEAEGLLKRVPRKGLFVKGITKEDVEEIYAIRISLESLAVSKAVEKIAPAEINRLKQLVDLMRNYTESSQADKLFSVCQEFNDILVRSCRMPRLIKLVRVYMEYLEQFRTISMAKRERQIVALNDHEEILQAVIERDPIRAEMAVKKHLTGALEAFLREEGLCDKSEINK, via the coding sequence ATGAGCGAACAAAAATTGATTGAACCCATACCTTATGATGACTTCAGACCTGCTAGAGATCTAGTGCTTGAGCGTCTCAGAGAGGCAATTTTAAACAGAACCCTAGTGTCTGGTGATCGTATAGTAGAGTCGGATCTTGCTCAAATGCTTAATGTGAGTCGTACTCCGGTTCGCGAGGCATTGCGAGTTCTTGAAGCAGAAGGACTTTTAAAAAGAGTGCCGCGGAAGGGTTTGTTTGTAAAAGGAATAACCAAAGAAGATGTGGAGGAAATTTACGCTATTCGAATCTCACTCGAATCTCTAGCCGTTTCTAAAGCAGTAGAGAAAATTGCCCCTGCCGAAATTAATCGATTAAAACAGTTAGTAGATCTAATGAGAAATTATACTGAATCATCGCAAGCTGATAAATTATTCTCTGTTTGTCAGGAGTTTAACGATATATTGGTCAGATCTTGTAGGATGCCCAGATTAATTAAACTTGTCAGAGTTTATATGGAATATTTGGAACAATTTAGAACTATATCCATGGCAAAGCGAGAAAGGCAAATAGTTGCTCTCAATGACCATGAAGAAATATTACAAGCGGTTATTGAACGTGATCCAATACGTGCCGAAATGGCAGTCAAAAAACACTTAACAGGTGCCCTAGAGGCATTTTTAAGAGAAGAAGGTCTTTGCGATAAATCAGAAATCAATAAATAG
- a CDS encoding thiamine pyrophosphate-dependent enzyme yields MKSLGEMLIRKEPFSEIVMGDTAIVRAMIEAGVRVATSYPGSPTPEIAEAIASIPFDQRPFYFEFSTNEKVALEVAFGASINGHLSCPFFKSVGLNVAADSFVQLSMMDLLGGMVIVLGDDPGANSSQNEQDNRHLARLAYVPVFEPATPKEAYEMFLEAADLAKKHHMPIIVRLTTHVCHAKEKVGFGHWEPRPLDKTSRFDPKTSCYIPLTAATVYPMKRRALQNIDAVKKYAEDSPFNTTVDNSNKERGIITIGLPFLSLMDTLQFADSKPDVLKLGIVYPLPEKTIVDFMSSHEEVKILEELDNFIELEIKSLAFDHGLKTKILGKKDAEDWIGEYVPEKVYQVMKKTWNDLLPETDFSPKGVLPSPRPPQLCPGCGHRSAFYAVKRALKGTDITVADIGCHTLGYLEPHEMGQVLLCMGHSTGTGSGLSLFNDERKVVAFIGDSTLFHAGLPGIINAVFNRHNLTLVIMENGTTAMTGHQDHPGSGKNFNGPTDAISIKKMLEGLGVNSVRVVNAYSQEKLTEAIKEAVNEEGFSVVIATHPCMLKFTREQRRKGKGVERQVSVDKEKCEHIYECLKVFACPTFQLMDDGSVITSKELCIGDGSCIQTCPVWAIGYQDK; encoded by the coding sequence TTGAAGAGCTTAGGAGAGATGCTTATAAGAAAGGAACCTTTCAGCGAGATTGTCATGGGAGATACTGCAATTGTAAGGGCTATGATAGAGGCAGGGGTAAGGGTTGCAACGTCCTATCCGGGTTCTCCCACTCCTGAAATCGCCGAGGCAATAGCCTCCATACCCTTTGATCAGCGCCCTTTCTACTTCGAATTTTCGACGAACGAAAAGGTAGCGCTTGAGGTAGCCTTCGGAGCCAGTATAAACGGTCATTTATCATGTCCATTCTTTAAGAGTGTGGGCCTAAACGTCGCAGCCGACTCCTTCGTTCAGCTTTCCATGATGGATCTTTTGGGCGGCATGGTGATAGTGCTGGGAGATGACCCCGGAGCCAACTCTTCTCAAAACGAGCAGGACAACAGACATCTTGCTCGCCTGGCTTATGTCCCCGTCTTTGAGCCCGCCACCCCAAAGGAAGCATATGAAATGTTCTTGGAGGCAGCCGATCTGGCTAAGAAACACCACATGCCGATTATCGTAAGGCTTACTACTCACGTCTGCCACGCAAAGGAAAAAGTTGGTTTTGGCCACTGGGAGCCCCGGCCTTTGGACAAAACGTCACGTTTCGATCCTAAAACTAGCTGTTATATTCCCCTGACCGCGGCGACTGTATACCCCATGAAGCGAAGAGCTCTCCAAAACATAGATGCCGTCAAAAAATATGCCGAAGACTCGCCCTTCAACACTACCGTAGATAACAGCAATAAAGAAAGGGGTATTATAACGATAGGCCTGCCCTTTTTATCGCTAATGGACACACTTCAGTTTGCCGATAGCAAACCAGATGTTTTAAAACTTGGCATAGTATATCCTCTGCCGGAAAAAACCATTGTCGATTTCATGTCCTCCCATGAGGAAGTAAAAATACTTGAAGAACTGGATAATTTCATAGAACTTGAGATCAAAAGCCTTGCCTTCGATCATGGACTGAAGACGAAAATTTTAGGCAAAAAGGACGCAGAAGATTGGATCGGTGAATATGTACCCGAAAAGGTCTATCAGGTAATGAAAAAAACATGGAATGACCTGCTTCCGGAGACGGACTTTTCTCCCAAAGGCGTTTTGCCTTCGCCGAGGCCTCCTCAGCTTTGCCCCGGATGCGGACACAGATCCGCCTTTTACGCGGTAAAACGGGCTTTAAAGGGCACCGACATAACTGTTGCCGACATAGGTTGTCACACTTTGGGTTACCTTGAGCCTCACGAAATGGGGCAAGTCCTCTTGTGTATGGGACATTCTACGGGCACGGGATCGGGCCTTTCTTTGTTCAACGACGAACGGAAGGTAGTGGCTTTTATAGGCGACTCAACCCTTTTTCATGCCGGATTACCAGGCATTATCAACGCAGTCTTCAACCGCCACAATCTGACGCTCGTAATAATGGAAAACGGCACGACGGCAATGACGGGTCATCAGGATCATCCCGGATCGGGAAAGAACTTCAACGGCCCAACAGACGCAATATCTATAAAGAAAATGCTTGAAGGACTTGGCGTCAACTCCGTCAGAGTTGTCAATGCTTACTCGCAGGAAAAACTCACCGAAGCCATCAAGGAAGCAGTTAACGAAGAGGGCTTTTCCGTCGTCATAGCTACCCATCCTTGCATGCTTAAATTTACCAGAGAACAACGCAGGAAGGGCAAAGGTGTGGAAAGACAGGTATCGGTTGACAAGGAAAAATGCGAACACATATATGAGTGCCTTAAGGTCTTTGCCTGCCCTACTTTTCAGCTCATGGACGACGGATCCGTAATAACTTCCAAAGAGCTGTGTATAGGAGACGGCTCTTGTATTCAAACCTGCCCTGTCTGGGCAATAGGTTATCAGGATAAATAA
- a CDS encoding 2-oxoacid:acceptor oxidoreductase family protein, whose amino-acid sequence MKLDIFVIGVGGQGIGLLSETIIRAADHAGLTVKGVDTHGLAQRGGMVTSHIRIGEDAFSPLIMPGLADMVLALEIHEALRGLNTYLRDKGTLVYYSVSLQPLNVRLGKEKSVTIDDISRECKMRSVKEYAVSREVPDPRMQNIAILGTLARERLIDSVEPRHYEMALEDLLSGKVLELNLNLFRSILAD is encoded by the coding sequence ATGAAGCTAGATATTTTCGTGATCGGCGTTGGCGGCCAGGGAATAGGATTGCTTAGCGAAACCATTATACGCGCCGCAGATCATGCTGGCCTGACCGTAAAAGGAGTCGACACTCACGGATTAGCCCAACGCGGCGGAATGGTAACTTCTCACATTAGAATAGGAGAGGATGCATTTTCTCCTTTGATAATGCCGGGGCTAGCCGATATGGTCTTGGCCCTTGAAATTCACGAAGCCTTAAGAGGGCTGAACACATATCTCAGAGATAAAGGTACCTTAGTTTATTACAGCGTATCACTGCAACCTCTGAACGTACGGCTTGGCAAAGAAAAATCCGTTACTATTGACGATATAAGCAGGGAATGCAAGATGCGATCTGTCAAAGAATACGCCGTTTCAAGGGAAGTGCCCGACCCTCGAATGCAAAACATAGCTATACTCGGAACCTTGGCAAGGGAAAGGCTGATAGATTCGGTCGAACCAAGACACTACGAAATGGCCTTAGAGGACCTGTTGTCCGGGAAGGTTCTCGAATTGAACTTAA